The following are encoded together in the Candidatus Bandiella woodruffii genome:
- the rnhA gene encoding ribonuclease HI — protein MQIYCDGSCFGNPGPGGWAAIFIKNNQVVQKICGYDKDTTNNKMELTAAIKALERVKETDVDIFTDSTYLQQGITVWIKSWKLNNWKNGKIKNVELWEELDKLNSALNVKWHWVKAHNGNKYNEMADRLAKGAIIQKKEFQEIKI, from the coding sequence ATGCAAATATATTGCGACGGTTCATGTTTTGGTAACCCAGGTCCTGGAGGTTGGGCTGCAATTTTTATAAAAAATAACCAAGTGGTTCAAAAAATTTGTGGTTATGATAAAGATACCACCAATAACAAAATGGAGCTAACTGCGGCTATTAAGGCGTTGGAACGAGTCAAAGAAACTGATGTTGATATATTCACCGACAGCACATATTTACAACAAGGAATAACGGTTTGGATCAAATCTTGGAAGCTAAACAATTGGAAAAATGGCAAAATCAAAAATGTAGAGCTGTGGGAGGAGCTCGACAAGTTAAACTCTGCTCTTAATGTTAAATGGCATTGGGTTAAGGCGCATAATGGAAACAAGTATAACGAAATGGCAGACAGACTTGCAAAAGGCGCAATCATCCAAAAAAAGGAGTTTCAAGAGATTAAGATATGA